The genome window AAAAAAATCGTCTTCATTCCTAAATTTTTCAGTTCTTTAATTTTATCGAAAATATTAATCCAAAGCTTAATAAAAAAGTGCTTGGAGACAGTAATAAAATCAAAAATATCTCCAAGAAATATTATGGCATCTATTTTTTTCGCCAAATGTTCTTGTTTAATTTTTTCGAGTGTTTCAAGAAGGAATTTTGAATTTAGATCTCCCGGTTCTCGTAAATGGACATCCGAAATTACGACAAAACTTTTTATGTTTTCTATTTTAACTGTTCTCACGTTTATACCTTTGTTATAGCGCTTAATTTTAAGAGTGCTGAGAAATCATCTGGCATATTTGAATCTATTTCAAGAAATTTATTTCTTTTTTCTAAACCACACACAAGGCATTTATAATGAATCATGTAACCTTTTTTCTTGTGTTGAGACCATGCTACAGGTTTTAAAAGTCCAAGACATTCAGCAGCTCTATCGCCAGGATTATTATCAACATGAATACTAAATAAACATTTTGGACAATGATCTCGACATGTGCTAGAGGAAAGGGGAACTAAATAATTACAATTTTTGCATGTAAAAGATTCATTTATTTTTGTAAATACTGGAGATTGAATTGTCATATTAACTATTACTTCTCAAAGATAT of Pigmentibacter sp. JX0631 contains these proteins:
- a CDS encoding RNHCP domain-containing protein, whose product is MTIQSPVFTKINESFTCKNCNYLVPLSSSTCRDHCPKCLFSIHVDNNPGDRAAECLGLLKPVAWSQHKKKGYMIHYKCLVCGLEKRNKFLEIDSNMPDDFSALLKLSAITKV